One segment of Alligator mississippiensis isolate rAllMis1 chromosome 13, rAllMis1, whole genome shotgun sequence DNA contains the following:
- the SRM gene encoding spermidine synthase isoform X2, with protein sequence MRIYPAVGRRGLHKADACPGLELSGGGLALCPPNPEARGGKEDPPAQQPGQVRPLRPVSRNVALLLPGVRSIPGPAPRPPLCAEPRPPAAGPAPRRPALAGAPPRGPHGAGRTNMLARLSEAAPTAGQWRGRRGAGARRALAAGGRRGASLGPRAGSAAPRGQVRRGRGMEPERPQQAPSAAIREGWFRETCSLWPGQAMSLQVDELLYAKRSRFQEILVFRSKTYGNVLVLDGVIQCTERDEFSYQEMIANLPLCSHPSPRKQVLIIGGGDGGVLREVVKHPSVESVVQCEIDEDVIKVSKQYLQGMAVGYSSPKLTLRIGDGFEFMQQNQEAFDVIITDSSDPVGPAESLFKESYYELMKTALRKDGILCCQG encoded by the exons ATGCGCATCTACCCTGCCGTAGGCCGGAGAGGTCTCCACAAAGCTGACGCCTGCCCGGGACTCGAGCTGTCTGGGGGTGGCCTTGCCCTGTGCCCTCCCAACCCGGAGGctagggggggaaaggaggatcctccagcccagcagccaggacaggtTCGTCCCCTGCGGCCCGTGTCCAGAAACGTGGCACTGCTGCTCCCCGGCGTCCGCAGCATCCCCGGGCCCGCCCCCCGGCCGCCTTTGTGCGCCGAGCCCCGCCCCCCGGccgcaggccccgccccccggcgGCCGGCTCTCGCTGGCGCGCCCCCACGTGGCCCCCACGGCGCGGGCCGTACTAACATGCTGGCGCGGCTCAGCGAGGCTGCGCCGACCGCGGGCCAATGGCGAGGCCGCCGGGGGGCGGGCGCTCGACGCGCATTGGCCGCGGGCGGCCGGCGCGGCGCGTCATTGGGCCCCAGGGCCGGGTCGGCTGCGCCGCGCGGGCAGGTGCGGCGGGGCCGCGGCATGGAGCCGGAGCGGCCGCAGCAGGCCCCGAGCGCCGCCATCCGCGAGGGCTGGTTCCGCGAGACCTGCAGCCTGTGGCCGGGCCAGGCCATGTCGCTGCAGGTGGACGAGCTGCTCTACGCCAAGCGCTCGCGCTTCCAGGAGATCCTCGTCTTCCGCAG CAAGACGTACGGCAACGTGCTGGTGCTGGACGGCGTGATCCAGTGCACGGAGCGCGACGAGTTCTCCTACCAGGAGATGATCGCCAACCTGCCGCtctgcagccaccccagcccccgcAAG caggtgCTGATCATCGGCGGCGGGGACGGCGGGGTGCTGCGCGAGGTGGTGAAGCACCCGTCCGTGGAGTCGGTGGTGCAGTGCGAGATCGACGAG GATGTGATTAAGGTGTCTAAGCAATACCTCCAGGGCATGGCGGTGGGGTACTCCAGCCCAAAGCTGACCCTGCGCATCGGTGATGGCTTTGAGTTCATGCAGCAGAACCAAGAAGCCTTTGATGTGATTATCACAGACTCCTCCGACCCTGTGG GTCCTGCCGAGAGCTTGTTCAAAGAATCCTACTACGAGCTGATGAAGACAGCTCTGCGAAAGGATGGCATCCTCTGCTGCCAAG GGTGA
- the EXOSC10 gene encoding exosome component 10 has translation MRMRQPGWRLRSRESTLPPRDSTSKMAATAGGGGGGSAAKKSKMTTKSSGGAAGEAAEPPEGGGDAVLPGFRDADSFAKYALGTVVAATKASNGLPQPGDEYDFYRSFPGFRAYCETQGDRLLHCMSRVMQYHGCRSHIKDRSKVTELEDKFDLLVDSNDAILERVGILLDEAAGVNKNQQPVLPAGLQLPETIISSWNRKSAEAKRTKSETFRLLHAKNITRPQLKFREKIDNSNTPFIPKLFVKPNALKPLPEALAKSRRERKERPEDLDVPAALADFLHQQRTQQTEQDMFAHPYQYELEHFSPPDVVLEKPEPQMFRPLEETPCHFVSTLDELVELNEKLVNCKEFAVDLEHHSYRSFLGLTCLMQISTRTEDFIIDTLELRSDLYILNEPFTDPAIVKVFHGADSDMEWLQRDFGLYLVNMFDTHQAARLLNLGRHSLDHLLKLYCNVDADKRYQLADWRIRPLPEEMLHYARDDTHYLLYIYDKLREELWNRGNGKPTQLQVVWQRSRDICLKKYIKPIFSDDSYLELYRRQKKHLNTQQLTAFKLLYAWRDKLSRQEDESTGYVLPNHMLLKIAEELPKEPQGIIACCNPVPPVVRQQINELHLLIQQAREMPLLKSEAASVTKKGPLSNPEKPENHLFGPHDSSHITLDDPQNHLSLAPAPALTCGSLFSDGEETDSEGMLPDSTCLVATATISIFNEPDVEEGGTEKNLTVAQQKARRIMESFENPFRMYLPAEQNPAHVSQSAKFDPSSKIYEISNQWKLMNQTQLQKEAKEEAKKKVAEQTAAREQAQKECKMAAENVVSVREQAAQEQAGKKRERIASEPETELPKQEKKRPKASQQPEEQETPKEFTPFDYSKSDFKAFAGSSKSKQSSQFDPAKQAHTGKKFGGANKLQQQAGNKSMSYLAGKSNRGSRHNWPKR, from the exons ATGCGCATGCGCCAGCCAGGATGGCGGCTCCGGTCTCGCGAGAGCACTCTACCACCGCGCGACTCTACGTCCAAGATGGCCGCTACCGCTGGGGGTGGAGGCGGCGGCAGCGCAGCGAAAAAGAGCAAGATGACGACCAAGAGCAGCGGCGGCGCAGCCGGGGAGGCCGCGGAGCCGCCGGAAGGCGGCGGGGATGCGGTGCTGCCTGGTTTCCGGGACGCCGACTCCTTCGCCAAG TATGCCCTCGGCACAGTGGTGGCTGCTACCAAGGCATCTAATGGGCTCCCTCAGCCGGGAGACGAGTACGACTTCTACCGAAGCTTTCCTGGGTTCCGAGCCTACTGTGAAACGCAAGGAGACAGGCTGCTTCACTG CATGAGCAGAGTGATGCAGTACCACGGCTGTCGCAGTCACATCAAGGATCGCAGCAAAGTGACAGAGCTGGAAGACAAATTTGATTTGTTGGTCGACTCCAACGATGCAATTCTTGAACGAGTG ggtattttactgGATGAAGCAGCAGGAGTGAACAAAAATCAGCAGCCTGTCCTGCCAGCGGGGCTGCAGCTCCCCGAGACCATCATTTCCAGCTGGAACCGCAAG agtgCAGAAGCCAAGAGAACGAAGTCTGAAACCTTCCGGCTGCTTCATGCCAAGAATATTACTCGGCCACAATTAAAGTTTCGGGAGAAGATTGACAATTCCAACACTCCCTTCATTCCTAAACTTTTTGTAAAACCCAATGCTCTGAAACCACTGCCTGAAG CACTTGCCAAGAGCAGACGGGAGCGAAAGGAGCGTCCTGAGGACTTGGATGTGCCGGCTGCACTGGCTGATTTCCTCCATCAGCAGAGGACCCAGCAGACTGAGCAAGACAT GTTTGCTCACCCCTACCAGTATGAACTGGAGCATTTTTCTCCACCAGATGTAGTTCTTGAGAAACCGGAGCCCCAG ATGTTCAGGCCTCTTGAGGAAACGCCTTGCCATTTTGTCTCTACACTGGATGAGCTGGTAGAACTAAATGAAAAGCTTGTCAACTGCAAAGAGTTTGCTGTGGATTTGGAG CACCACTCCTATCGGAGCTTCTTGGGATTGACGTGTCTGATGCAGATCTCCACCCGGACAGAGGATTTTATCATTGACACACTGGAGCTTCGGAGTGACCTGTACATTCTGAACGAGCCCTTCACAGACCCTGCAATTGTAAAG GTCTTTCACGGCGCAGATTCGGACATGGAATGGCTACAGAGAGACTTTGGCTTGTACTTGGTGAACATGTTTGATACACACCAGGCGGCCCGTCTCCTCAACCTTGGCCGGCATTCTCTAGACCATTTGCTGAAGCTCTACTGCAACGTGGATGCTGACAAGCGGTACCAGCTGGCTGACTGGCGGATTCG CCCTTTGCCAGAGGAGATGCTGCATTACGCCCGGGATGACACTCACTACCTGCTCTACATTTAtgacaagctgagggaggagctgtggaacAGAGGGAACGGAAAGCCCACACAGCTCCAGGTTGTGTGGCAGCGGAGCAGGGACATCTGCTTAAAG AAATATATCAAACCCATCTTCTCAGATGACTCCTATCTTGAGCTCTACAGGAGACAGAAAAAGCATCTCAACACACAGCAGCTAACTGCCTTTAAGCTTCTCTATGCCTGGCGGGACAAGCTATCACGCCAAGAGGACGAGAGTACAGG GTATGTGCTGCCAAACCACATGCTGCTGAAGATAGCAGAAGAGCTGCCCAA AGAACCCCAGGGCATCATTGCTTGCTGCAACCCAGTCCCGCCTGTAGTTCGCCAACAGATCAATGAACTGCATCTCCTTATCCAACAAGCCCGAGAGATGCCTCTGCTCAAG TCTGAAGCAGCTTCAGTGACAAAGAAGGGACCTCTCTCCAATCCAGAG AAGCCAGAGAATCACTTATTTGGACCTCATGACAGTTCCCACATTACCCTGGACGATCCCCAGAACCACTTGTCATTAG cacctgccccagctctgacgTGTGGGAGTCTCTTTTCAGACGGGGAAGAGACAGATAGCGAAGGAATGTTGCCAGATTCTACATGCCTTGTTGCTACAGCCACCATCAGCATCTTCAAT GAACCTGACGTGGAAGAAGGAGGGACTGAGAAGAATTTAACGGTTGCGCAGCAAAAGGCTCGGCGCATTATGGAGTCCTTTGAAAACCCGTTCAGGATG TATCTGCCTGCAGAACAGAACCCTGCCCACGTCTCTCAGTCAGCAAAGTTTGACCCATCATCCAAAATTTACGAA ATCAGCAATCAGTGGAAGCTGATGAATCAGACACAACTGCAGAAAGAGGCAAAGGAAGAAGCCAAAAAGAAAGTAGCAGAGCAGACAG CGGCTCGGGAGCAGGCCCAGAAGGAGTGCAAAATGGCTGCAGAAAATGTTGTTTCAGTTCGTGAACAAGCCGCG CAGGAGCAAGCTGGCAAGAAAAGGGAGAGAATTGCAAGCGAGCCTGAAACAGAGCTGCCAAAGCAAGAAAAGAAACGGCCAAAAGCCTCCCAGCAACCAGAGGAGCAGGAGACTCCAAAGGAGTTCACCCCCTTTGATTACAGCAAGTCTGACTTCAAAGCGTTTGCAG GAAGCAGCAAGTCCAAGCAGTCCTCGCAGTTTGATCCAGCCAAGCAGGCCCACACAGGCAAG AAATTTGGTGGAGCCAACAAACTTCAACaacaagctggaaataaaagcatGTCCTACCTCGCTGGGAAAAGCAATAG GGGCTCCAGGCACAACTGGCCAAAAAGATAG